Genomic DNA from Salvia miltiorrhiza cultivar Shanhuang (shh) chromosome 1, IMPLAD_Smil_shh, whole genome shotgun sequence:
gagctcaactcgttagatgttcgtatacaTGGTGTTTGAACTCGAATTCGTTAAAAATTTAGGAAAATTTTCTTAACTAATATGTTACTCGAGCTCGTCTCGTTTAAGGATTGTGTACTAACTTGATTGAAGGTTCTTGAATAAGCTCACAAACATGTTTGCAAACAATCAAATTCAAATATGTTCACTAGCTTAACGAGCCAAGTGCTGTCAGAATCAAGCTCGAGTTCAAAAGGACGTAAATGTTTGAAAGTCCATTTACGAAAAATGTCGAGCCAATTAGCGAGCGCCATGAGTGATGACCAAATCACTACGGCGGCACAACAAATGTATCAATTCGAACTCAGGGATTTATTCAAATATCCCCACAATCCCGTCTATGTGCGGGTAGTTTTTTCATATTTGTGTGGGTAATTTTTTCACTCTTGTGAGGATAAAAAAAGCTcaaattactattattattattattattatgattaattacatataaattactgaacttttaataaattctcattttgcatatgaactttaaaatctttattaaaattactcaactattaatttcttctcattttacatatttgttcatttttcaTCGTGGTAACATGGTATAAATAATACTCGTTTGGCATGAATATGCTTGCGTAGCATAAATATGACCGTGTGAAAAAATAGAATTGACATTGTAATATATAGTTGGATGGAAACGACGTTATTTCaaactcaaaatttgatcggaaaataaacaaatatgtaaaatgaaaagaaattaataattgagtaattttaataaagattttaaaattcatgtgcaaaatgagaatttgttcaaagttcaataatttatatgcaattaattattattattattattattattattattattattattataaaattagtGCATGGCTCATCTAAAGTCTGAACCGttaacttttcattttttttttgaggggcaTTTTCTTCTAAACTTAAGCGAATTTATcacacaaaaaagaaaagaaaaagacaaaCAAAGCgaattaaaaagaagaaaacaacAATCAacgcaaaaaagaaaaagaaaagaaaagccaCGTTTACTTATGTAGAAACCAAGTTTGGTCCCATGTGTCCCGAATCTCTGTTAAAATAGCAAATTCGCCACCATTACTTCTGATATTCACAATTCAACCCACCCAAATCGCATTCATTCTCTCCGGTAGATCCTCCCATTTGCGTCCTCCTCTACTGCAAACTTTAGCTACGCTACGTAATAGTGGCTACAATTTCATTGTTGCGAAACTCCTTTGAAGGATGATAAAGTGCTGATATTTTGCTCGAACCAATCTGGAGTTTTCGAATTCTTTTTCCTCGTGAGATCGAATTTGAAGGTGAAGAGAGAGTGATGGGAATTGTTTTTACGCGGTTGTTTTCGTCGCTGTTTGGGAATAAGGAAGCTCGGATCCTTGTCCTGGGGCTCGACAATGCGGGAAAAACTACCATTCTTTGTATGGATTTGTGCTTTCGCGCTTGCATATTGTTGACTCGCGTCTTTGTGGGTTTTtgatcttatttttttttaatatctgtTCTTGCAGATCGGCTTCAGATGGGCGAAGTTGTCTCCACTATTCCAAGTGAGTGTCACATTTTCAGCTTCGGCTTTCTTTCCCGTTTATGAATctatgatgaattgatgatattCGAATCGCATTATTGTATTCAgtcttatttttttaacttggTATGTAGAAGAAAAATGTATAAATGTAGAGTGTGGATGATTTAAGTTATTTCTAAGTAATTGTTATTCAAGCTGGTTCTCTGCTCCTAAGCTTGTATTTCGTATTTTTTTAGCTGTGTGTCAATGCTTCGTAGTTAAGCCGTATTGATGCACAAACTTTGTATATCTATATCCAGTGAagagaaaacaaaattttatttttcttggctCACGTGTCATTCTTTATTTTCTACAGCAATTGGGTTCAATGTGGAAACCGTTCAATATAACAACATAAAGTTTCAAGTTTGGGACCTAGGTATGTTGATTCAAACTTCCTTTCTAGAATGATTTGCTTGCATGTAGCTTTATGTTATTTGACTCAGAATTGTAGCATTTTATTTTGTTCAAGTTATGGTATAAGCTTCTCATTTTTCACGCACATTGGTTCTCTGGAATTGTGATTAATGAAAACGTGACAATTCATTACTGCCAACCGTTGAAATTTGTCAGTACTACATGGGGGGGATCTAAAGGACTTGTAAGTTTTATGTAAAAGGTCTTATCAGATTCCTAAAATatgaaaggaaaagaaatggCATAGTTGAGTTGTTTGCGTTGTAATTCAGTGGAAGGTGCTAATCATCACACTAAAGACTGTTGCTCAATGGGAATATTGTCAAATATATCGAAGATTGTTGTACTGACCTAGGTTATTGGTTCTTTATGTGATGTCCCAGATAGATTTTTGGAGGAAGTTACATTTACTTTGAAGTGGATGCAATCGCCTCTctttatttgaataattaattttctttaatatttaataacaTATACAAAAGAGTTTATAAGAACCCACCTTGTGGCAGGAGGCCTCATGCTTTGTGTTAGTGTTGATTGCAACAATAATTTTTTGGTTCAGAAGATCTAACTTGATGTGTGTCAAGCACACTTTTGGAGTGTAGAATATAATCCTATATTCAGTCAAAAGGATTTGATTGAGATGCAACCTTTGGATTCTGAAAAATGTCTGCACTGAATTATAAGTAGGGTTGTCCCAGGAGGGGTAGTTCAGGTCCCACACCTAAGCTATGTTTTCTTATTAATTGTTTCTAAGCAAGAAACAGACGCAAAGCAGCTTccacctttttttttatttaaattcttggAGAGTGGTGGCTTAGGCGTATGCTATACCATTTCCAGCGAAAATAGATTagatagaaaatgaaaattcgCTGAAGGAATTCAATTAGTGCGTGTAATTATGTAAAGCTAATGAAGGGAACTTTGATTTGTTTGGAGAGTCATGATCAATATTCTAACATAGAGGTTTTTTTGGCTAATGGCAGGTGGACAAACTAGTATCAGGTAACTGCTTTTCATTCTATGATTCTGTAATTTGTAGCACATAATCTATTCGCTTATTATACCATACAaatttatctattttgagaaGCATAGTCATTAGAGAACACAGGCAGGCCTGTTTCTTTATAAATATCTTGACGGAAAAAAGATATAATGGATTTCCTTACAATGGGAATACTTTCCTATGCTTTTAGACAGAGAATATTGTGTAATTTTGTCATATATCTTTATCGGGAGTTATGTCTTCTCTGATAAATTATCTGGAAAAATAAGTTATGTTTACTCTAATATGCTTACTCAGTTTTGGGTGACATGGCTTTGAGAATATATTTCTGAAGCTTTCTGGAGCTGTCACTCATTGTACACTTCAATTCTTCTTGTTTAGGCCATACTGGAGGTGTTATTTTCCTAACACGCAAGCTATAATATATGTTGTTGATTCAAGTGATACTGATAGGCTGATGATAGCCAAAGAAGAATTTCATGCAATATTGGAGGTGCTCTTGTTTTtgattctatttatttatttgtttattttctttaatatcCTTCAAAAACCACATTCGTAGGGAAAATAGGGGAAATGTTTTCCAATTTTGCCAAATTAGTAGCTACAATATATCCCAGTTTAGGCATCTTAGTAGGTGTCATCTGGCCAAATATTATTAGTTCTTCGAActtgttaatatattttgttcaTCGTTATTATTGTATTGAACATGAAGTCAAATATTTGGTACCAAATACTAGTATTTCATGCTCTTGATTGAGCAGAAACGCTCTGTGTTGGCTATTTTAGATAATATGCTGCAGTAAACTGAATTGCCTCTTTGATATTATCCAAAAAAATTAGGGGTAATTGCCAGTAAATCTATAatgtttacacggaattggtttttgctcctatTTTAAAAACTCtgcttttaaatacataaccttttatttttatctcaAATTTGTCCAGtgaccggttttttcttacgccggcgccggaaattaCACAGtggcacatttatgacatgtgatttttttttaaaaaaaaaacaaaaaaataatccaaatcatcatcttccccaacatcctcactcccaaaccctaatttcccctcccccacccgccgccgccgcctgccgcCACCACATGCCGGCACCCGCCGCCCCCCTCCCCCTCCGCCACCACACATTTGCCGCCATTTTTGTCACAAGTAGTCTGCACAAATAGCTACTTCACCCTTCCTCCACCTCTCGTCGTCCTCTTGCCCTCGATTACGCTCAAATCGACTGCAATTTCTTCGATATTTTCTTCCTTTCTTGAGCTCCTAGTACTCCTAGTGCTTAATACTCTCGATCCTTTGATTCCACTAGGCCCCAAATTCTTCAAACCCTTCGccaaattctcatttttcaccgAATTTCTAGTCTTTCTAGTGTTCGCATTCCTCCCATGCTTCGCCTCAACTTCGATTTTCTCCTTATTCTATAACCTTAGCTCGGCAAACTCATCGATTACCCCCAAATCGGCGGCTCCTCCCTCATGCGCCATCGTGGGTTCCTCCTCATCCCAGAGCCGACTTCGTTATCCGCCCCGTTCCTCCGCAACTTCCGCGGCTGCTTGGTTTTAGATCCAAATCATATCTTCCGTGGCTTGGTTTTAGATCTGGAGGGAgagggtggtggcggcggcagggggCGTCACCGGGTGGTGGCGCCGGCGGGTGGGGGGAGGTGAAATATGGTCAGCGGGCTGGGGGaagggggaagaagaaggggggAGGTGAATTAGGTTGGGGAAGATAtgatttggatttttttttgtttttttatttattttattttttttccacatgtcataaatgtgccaAGTGGAGAATTCTGGCTGCCACAGTGTCAATTCCGGCGCCGGCGTGAGAAAAAACCAATCACCGGATAAATTcgagacaaaaatgaaaggttatgtatttaaaagtagaaaaataaaattaggtgcaaaaaccaattccgtgtataCGTTATGGATTTCCAGGCAATTACCCCAAAAATTTATAAGTTGCTTTTCTGCCTTTCTTGATCCATTGTTCCCTTTTATCTCAAGGATCTATATAATTAGACAGAAGATCATGTTCTGCATCCCAAAGCTCTCCAATATTGCACTAGATAGCCACTCACATCCTAGCCACGCTACGTGTACAGAAAATAGGTTTTGCATAATTCGTAAGTTTAGAAATCTCTATTATAATATCTTTCAAATTCTTTGTATTTAGGAACTGCAATGTATAAGGTTAGGTTAGAGCatataaatcaaatttttgGCTAGTCGACTGGAACTTCTATAGCAGTAATGGCACTGAGGATTTGTGTTGCGACACACTTAATATTTCTAGTTCATGCTCTATTTAGTGATTACAAGCTTTTACATGCTCGCTTGTGCTTTTCTCTGctcttaatatttatttatatatcatTGTTCTTTCAGGAGGAAGAGCTAAAAGGTTCTGTTGTCCTCTTATTTGCAAACAAACAGGTATTTTCTTTGCTGTGAAGTTTGAATTGACTTTTTATGTAATTACCACGCATAACTTCACCTTTGCTGTGAAGTTTGAATTGACTTTTCGTGTAATTACCATGCATAAATTCTGTTTTATTATGCTGATGGTTAACAGGATCTTCCTGGGGCACTTGATGATGCTGCCATAACAGAAGCGTTAGAGTTGCACAAGATCAAGAACCGCCAGTGGGCCATTTTTAAAACTTCTGCCATAAAAGGAGAAGGCCTTTTCGAGGGCTTGGACTGGTAAGCATAATTGCAtatctatttttcatttatatatgaTGTTTGGATACTCCTGTATGTTTCAATACTCCCCGGCAAAGGTGATTGGAAGTTACTCTACTTGATTGGCAACCATGTCTTCTTATCATTTTTCTCCCTTGAATTACGCAACCAATTTTACTCCCAACAGGATCAATAAGCAACACCATGCACCTCCGTTATATTTCGTATTCATGCAGCATCCCGATTCCTATTCTATGATATGCAGTTAATCTTAATCCAACTATGTGGTTATGTTTTTACCATTCCTTTTACAAGGTTAAATTTGGTGATCATTTTTTCCTTATTGCCTCAATACTATGATCTTACCTTGTTTTTATCCCTATTTCCAATTGAGTAGGTTAAGTAATACGCTGAAATCTGGAGGTAGTTGAATTCTGGACAAGAGTTGGATGATTTTTGTGATTGTGCCAGTGCTGATCTGTGACGATCTGACAGTTAACGGTATGGTCTGTATTGAGATTCCATGTGTTGTTATCTTCTTTACCTGGGATCCTGAACAGACCGTTGATATGAAATTATATCTGAAGTGAAATTATCTCCTTTCCCCATTCCATTATTCTGAACTCGTGTTCCAAAATTATCTATTGTCTAGATAATTTCTTTTTCGATATAAAAGAAATTACATCTTCCATTCATTTTGTTACCGGCCAAGTTGTGTTGGAGAAagcattaaataatttacattgaGCATTGCTGGTTTGTTGAAGATGTGAAAGATGAAGTTGATATAGCCAACACAAGGCAATTTTGTGTTGCGTCTATGATGTGAGTAGACATGTGTACTTGTCCAATTTGATTTAATGACAATTTCACAAAGGAATAGGATTGAATTGAATCTgttccatttttattttaccgAAAAATAATACTATCAGAGTTCAAAATTGTGTTTCCTTGAAACTGGGATTGTGGATGGACGACTAAATTTGTTTGAGTGGTTGATATTTAGTATGAAAATTTCTGGTATGTTAGGTTTCATTATTATCCCTACTTAAATAAGCAGCCAGTTTGTTGCAATAGAACAACTAGAATTTAGAtataaaatactctctccgtccactaatttGTATCCTAGGGGAAGGGGGCacatattttaagaaaaaatatattgtttatttgttgagtggagaAGGGGATCCAAAATTAGTAAATGTCAATACATTAATTAGGGCATTAGGATacaaattggtggacggaccaaaatgacaaattaagaCATGAATTGGAGTAGTATATCATAGTGACAGAAttcttatatataaaaatttatatgttGGATTAAAGGAGATAGGCCTGAAAATGAATGGGGATTGAGGTGTTGTGATGAAATTGTAGGCCTATCTCCTTTAGAGCGTAGAGTGGCTTTAAGCTACTGTTTGGTTGTTGCAAACTTGCAATTAAGGCAGATAGAATAGTTTTTGTGTCCTTGGTGATTTAAGACAGATTATTAGGTCTTGATGAGTGCCAATATTGTTACAAATCGTGTTAAACGTGCACGGCCCAAAATATTTTGGAAAAGAAATACTATCTCCATCCCAAAAGAGTACGctcacttttcttttctatCCCATGAAAATATGTGCAATCCATTTTTAAATATGATCCAAttattaattctttattttttattttcactt
This window encodes:
- the LOC131004995 gene encoding ADP-ribosylation factor 1-like yields the protein MGIVFTRLFSSLFGNKEARILVLGLDNAGKTTILYRLQMGEVVSTIPTIGFNVETVQYNNIKFQVWDLGGQTSIRPYWRCYFPNTQAIIYVVDSSDTDRLMIAKEEFHAILEEEELKGSVVLLFANKQDLPGALDDAAITEALELHKIKNRQWAIFKTSAIKGEGLFEGLDWLSNTLKSGGS